GGCAAGCTGTGCAAATGATTCTTTAACTCTTAGAAGGCTTTCTTTTGTTCTTCTTCCCAGAAGAAATCCCTGTTCCCCTGAGTACTTTGAAGAACGACAAAGATTTCTCCGCTGATTTGGTTATGAATCTAGAGAGAGCTGCTATTCTCCCGGTAAGTCTCTTCACATCCTTCTTAGATTTCGATTATGCCAAATCCAGGACAGCTTGTACTTTGGCTAGGTTTGCATCTATGCCTCTTTGTGCACCATGAATCCTAAGAACTTCCCAGATTTGATTCCAAACACACACTTCTTAGGATTCAATCTTATGTTGTGCTTCTTCATGTTCCCAAAAGTATCTCTTAGGTTGGGAATGAAGTCTTCTTCCTTCTTGCTTTTGACAATCAAATCATCCACATACACTTCTAAATTTCTTCCCCTTTGGCTAGCAAAGATTTAGTCCATGAGGCGCTGATTACACTAGCATTTTTCAGGCCGAATGGCATCATCTTGTAGTTGTACACTCCTGTTGAGCAAATGAATATAGTTTTCTCCTTGTCAGACGAGTCCGTAAATATCTGGTGGTACCCTGAGAAGGTGTCCATACAACAGAGCAATGCATGTCCTGCAATAGAATCTACCAGTTGGTCAATTCTAGGCAAGGGGTAGAAATCTTTGGGACATGCCTTGTTGAGGTTGGTGAAATCAATGCACATCCCCCATCCTCCTGTAGCCTTTGATACCAATACAATGTTGGCTAGCCATTCGGGGTATTGGTAGGGCTCGATGAACCCTGCTTCCAAAAGTTTCTCGACCTCTTCTTCAATAGCCTTTTCTTTTTCAGGAGCCATATTCCTCTTCTTCTGTTTCTCGAGCTTTGACCCCTCAATCACATTCAGTTTGTGAGTGATGGTAGCAGGGTCAATACCAGGCATATTTGTTGTAGACCATGCGAAAAGGTCGGCATTTTCTTTCATCAATAGAGCTAGCTCGATTTTGACTGCAAGTGATAAGGTTTTCCCAATCTTGATAGTTTTATCTGTCCCTTCGATGAACGATATCTCTTCTAATTATGTCTCCTCAAGCTCGAGGGTCCTGGGAGGTATTTTGCTTCTTGATTCATCATCATAAGAGGGCCTAGGGTCTACTTCAGCTATTCCCCTTTCCCTGAGAGTTAAGACTGTCCGTAAATCTCTTGCTGCTTCTTCTATACACATTCTCTTGTTTCTTTCCtcctttccttcttcttcccGTTTAGGCCTCTACTTGTGGGTCCTGACAGCATTGATCATGTTACACATCCTCCCCATTTGCTGACAGCCTCTAGCTCTACCCACTTTCCCGTTTTCTCCTATAAATAGGAGTGTTTGATGGAAGGAAGAGGGAATTCCTGTTATATCTCCCAACAGTTTTCTGCCTAGGATGTAGTTGTACCTTGTTTGGGCATCAATGATATAAAACTCTCGTGAAGAGGTAATGGTGACTCGTTTCTTATCTTGGATGGTTATTGGCTGGGTGACCTTTCCTTCAGACCTCATTAACTCGCCTGAGAAACCAACTATAGGAGTTATTGCCTTCACCAGATGTTAACTCTCAACATTCATTCGGTCCCAACAGCTCTTATATATCACGTTGACTTCTGCTCTTGTGTCTATCAGGACTCTGTAAACTGGTTGTTCTGCAATCTCTACCACCATGACTAGGAGATCAGAATGAGGAAAAGAGATCCCTTTACAATCTTCTATGGTAAAAGTCATATCAGGGTATTTTGGTATTTCAGCTTCTTCGTGAACTTCAAAAATCCTGGCTGCGGGTTGAGTGACAGCTCTCAAATGTGCCTCTCCATCAGTTATGCCCCCGGATTTTTCGAAGATCACGAATACAGGTGCTTTCTTTTGCCTCTTGGCTTCACCTTCGTCTTGGGGCCTAGATTTCTTTTATTCTCAGCTTCTGCCTTGTTTTTCTGTTCATCGTTCCACTTTACATAATCTTTGAAGTAACCTCTCTAGATCAGGTCTTCCAGGTTGTTTTTCAGGGTCCTGCACGATTCTATGGAATGTCCTGGACTTCCATGAAAATCACAGAACTGATTCATGTTGTTTCCTGACTTGGGGGATGGAGGGGGTCTTTCCCACAATCTGGAATTCTGGTGGAGGTGGAAAATTTGTGCCCTAGGCGCATTCAGGGGTGTGAACTGGGCAAAGGTACGGAGTGCAGGTCTCCTGGTTTCATCTCTATGATTTCTTCCTGTATCAGGTCCTTTTTCCCTCTTCCTCCTATCTTGATCATTCTGAAGACAATCAGGGTGTGACTCCCTATTGTTGTGattattgttgttgtggttGCTATGGTTTCTTTTCTCATGTCTTTCTCCTTTGAGACCAGCAGCAATAAGTCTAAAATTCTCTAAGGCTGTGAACCTCTCTACCCTTTCTCTAACGTGATCCATGTTGTGAATGTTAATCCAACCATTATCTTCTTTGAATCTTCTACCGTCAGATCTTTCATCATTCGATCCTGACCTGAAAGCCAAGAGAATGATGGAATTTTCAGGCTTAGTGATTGTTAAGCATTCGATTCTAAATCGTGCAATGTACTCGTTAAGTGATTCCTCCTTTCTCTATCTACATTTCATCATTTCAATGGAGCTTGGGTCGTCTAACGAATGGTGCGTATTGACTCATAAATCTTGCTGCGAGATCGTCAAAAATAGTGAAAGAACCTTCAGGGAGGCActgaaaccaagtttgagccagcCCTGCCATAGTTAGAGCAAAATTCTTGCACCGGGAAGCGTTACTGTGAGCTCCTAGAGACATGTGTAAGCGTTAAGGTGCTCTGTGGGATTTGTACTTCCATCGTATCTCACATATCCATGTAGTTTTACCCGGTCTACTGACCCACTCACAATTTCAGGGGAAAACGGTGAGGTGCTAGATATCCTAATTTTTTTGGGCTAAAGAGGCAGTTGCTGCTTTCTGACTTTTCTCCTGCCTTTTGAATTCTGCCTACGGTCCTCCTTTCTCAAATAGGCTGTCTTTTCTTCATTGACCTTTCTTGGCCTGATCTGGTCTGTGGCAGGTTTTGTCTCGTCTAAAGAGATGTCAGACTGCCTCTGTCGATGCCTGATGGTTTCCTTTCCTTCCTTACTCTCATGCCCCTAGACCAAGAGGCCTGAGTGTGACATGGCATCCTGAGTCTCTGCTCAGGGTCTTCTTTGGCCATTTCTCTCCTTGGACCTAACCTTTCTCTAACGTTGGAGCCTTTAGGTCCCAGCCTATAGTGTATTCATCTCTTCTATTCTGAAGATGCAGCTGATTCTATTTGTATATAGCTTTTTAGGCTACTTTGAGCTTCTTGTTCAGGGACAGAGCTGATTTTTGTTTAGCTCTTGTTCTGAGCCTGAGAACCAGTAATATTTTGTCGAGAACCTAGTCTCTGTTTTGCAGGGATAATTCTAGGCCCCAGTCTGTCCTTTACGCTGCAAGTCCTTTGTTTTGCCTCTCCATGTTCAGTGGCACGAGgtcttttttttgtcttatccTCCGCGTAGGGAGGATAAGGAATATGGTTGCTCAGCGCTAAGTGTTTAGGTGGGGGTGTTATGACTGGGTTGCTCCGAGCGATAATAATAGCCTGGGTAAGACCATGTGCTAAGGTTGTCATTTCTTCTGATGTTAAGCCTCCACTAGGCAGAGTGGTAAACTCGTGTCTCATGAGAGGAGGTGCTTTCACTACAGAGGGTGTTGCTTTATCGTCTTCTGATTCTTGTGCAACCACAACAACAAGGGGGTCATGGGTGGGAATGGGATTCCAGTGTTGTTCATAGTGAAGGTTTGGGTTACTGATATAACGAGGCTCTTGATTTTGTTGAGGGTTCAAGGGTCCCCCAACTTCAGTTTGTCGGCGCTCGCCTTACTTGgattgaaagctttgtttggggTTATTCATTTTTGGTTAAAGTTTGTGGTTTGTTTGGAAGTTAGATGAAACGTTGCTAGAAAGAACTATAGGCCCTCCTTCTAGCGACAAATTGTTTCGCCTGTGGAGAGAACAATCAACACTCTCAGCAAAGTTGAAGAGAATGTGTTTTAAGGTTCACAATGGATATGAACTACTAGGGAGGTCTGGGTTGCTTTTCCGACTGTTTCACTCTGTATTCCTGCACAAGGTAGCAAACGAGGGCTGGAGAGGGGTCCTCCGGGGGTCCTCCGACGATGATTAAGTCAGTAAGGGTTATCCAAGGGTTGCTGATAAAGCTTGTAAGGAATTTAAGCTATCTTTTCATGAGAGAATAATGCTTAGGTGTCGGTGCAAAAAGTTATCGTACCTTTGGTGATGCATGGCATCATATATTATAGCGTAGGCCTTGGGGGAGGTTTCCCAAAATACTAATGGTAGTTTAGGCTTTTACCTTAATGGAATCTTTCTCGAGATCAATGGAGAATATTACGTAAGCCTATGTGGCGCTTGGTGGTTTGTTGATCCTTACACCATAGTCCCCCCTCCTTGTCTTTTAGTACACCTTTATGGGTAGGGTACGAGGTAGTTATGGTGCCTTGCCTTATACAAGTGTTGACAACTTTTCTGCACATAACTACAGTTGCGTCCTGCCACATCATCATTTCTGTTGCCATCATTCTGCAGGGTTAACCATCCTGCAGGTATTTATGTTCTTGTTTCTCTGTCAGGGTCCTTTTGATATGACCCTACTGTTTCTGTGAGTCCTATCGTCCTGAATCTTGGCTGAGGAGTGAGTTTGGTCCTCTAAGGGGCTAAGTCATCTTTCCCAGAGAGTTGAAACTTCTGAAAGGTTCGTGGTTGTTTTGTCCTGTCCTTTGTTCATGATGGTGATTGGGATTTCTCTTCTTTCAAAGTCTTGATGATACTAAGGGTCACGTTCCAGCACATACACATTCACTTCTCTTCTCAATGACTACTCCATCCATCGATTTTTTTTAACACAAAATATGACTAAAACCAATGGGGATTAACTTTTCGGAAGAGATTAAGAGAGGTTGATAGAATTACATGGAGAGTAAAAGCCaaagttaaaatttatatacaataacttaaaaaatctTGCAGCCTGCAGTGTGTTGTtataatcaattttatcaactattacattttaacaaaaaatctcactttatttcttgtttGAGAAAATACTTGTTTTATTAGCTATAACTTTATCAAAAGCTCGAATCAGTTAAAACTAGAAAAGAATGGATGATGCAATCATATTTTCTGAAATACTCCATTTTTCAATTATCTTATCTATGGCAGTGACACAAGCTCTGATTTGCCAAATCGTATATAATACATCACTTGCTTGATTTGATCGCACTTGTGTTTGATAGCAAGCGTTCTAACTCCTTCATAAATTACACCCATGTTCCCTCAATTTGCATGTTTAATTCGATACTCTAGGAGTGAGAAAAAACTCTCACACTACTTctcaaaatgatgcaaaataaatatGACAGACGATTGATACTCTTTCTAACTCTTAAAAGAAAATTGTAAATTTTGTATGTTTGATACTCTATGAAAATTGTGCATCCTTACATCATTACATGTACTGCTGTCTGCTGCTATTCTTAAAAATCTGTTAGAGGTTACCAGTTACCAAAAGTGGTTAAGCCATATACATCAATGTAAAAAGGGTATCTTTTTGGACGCAAGGTTTTAAAGTATATAAGTCATCCATTGTAACAGGTATCACCTGTTAGGATACATGCACTGTAGGAATATCAATTTATTCTAAAGATATTTAGTTGGTTTATTTAGATTATTGTAGTTAGGGTAATTCCTGGTTTACCAAGTTTAGTTTCTTTCCTAAATTAGGTCTTAATCCTTGTATAAATATTGGATctgtaaattatgaaaattaatacaaaaacagtattcataaaccctaaaatcaattgtcttaaatcttcatggtatcagagccaaaggtGTTTTCCGGGACCGACAACACCATTGGTTATCATCATCTACCCTAAAAACATACCTGTCCAAGAACAATGGCAGAAACCAACCCAAAACAACTCATAACCATGGAACAGATGGAACAAATGTTCAAACTGTTTCAACAAATGAATAAACCAAACACAAACCTTGAAACCATATCACCTGACCTGAAATTGGCCGAAAaactaaattatcaaaattacacaACTTGGTGCAAAATGAAGCAGATAGCTTTAGAATGCAAGGGACGTCTCAATCACATCATCGACGATCCTCCTAGCATCTCAGATCCAAATTATAGAGCATGGAAACAAAAAGATTCGATAGTCTTGTCTTGGATTATTTCGAATATCAGTACAGACCTTATAAACCAATTCTTAGACTACACTATTGCAAAAGATTTATGGAGAGGGATCGAAGTTCTATTAAGCAGTGGAAGGGACGAACTCCAGATCTTTGATCTGAGTTCTCAAGCTAATAATTTGAAACAAAATCAAGACCCTTTAGAGGTCTTTTATGGAAAACTTAACACTATCTGGAAAGAAATAGATCGAAGACAACCAAATCCCATGATACATGCAGAGGATATAACAATCTTTAACACCTTTATTCAAAAGCAACAGCTATTTCAATTCTTAGCCGGAATCCATGACACGTTTGACAAAGAAAAGCGTGACTTGCTACACCAAGACCCACTTCCAACAGTGGAAGTGGCCTATGCTACAATCAGACGATAAATCTCAAGGCGTGGGATTATGAGTCACACTTCATCACCGGGAAAAATTCCCTCAGAGATAGGGAGTGGGTTGGCCGTTAAACACCGGTCGGATGTCTCATTCCGACGTAATATAGAGGATAAAACTCACCTGAAATGTAGTCACTGTGGAGGGAGCCGTCATACAAAGGAAGGATGTTTCAAAATCATTGGCTTCCCGGACTGGTGGGAGGAACACCGGCAGCGgaaagccgccaccaaggctcCGTCAAGAACTGGAGGCAAGGCTCACTTGGCCGCCAGCGCTTCTTCTCCCACCAACAAACCAACCACTCACACAGAAGCAAAGGAAGACAGAAATAGCGTTGAAGGTGAAACGAAACAAAAAGCACAAAGAGACATatcagaagagagagaaaggaggAAGGAGGGGAAGGATCTGGAAGCCGAAACAAGTggggaagggaaagggaaacACTCACACTCCCACTCTTTTATAATCTCACCCTCAAATAACCCTAAGCCCGTTAAAACCCACCGGCCCATATTTTCTCAACCCCATAACCGGCCCTTTCTTAATAACACTCACAAACCCACTTACAATACCCATAGACTTGGTCTACTATGCAAACCTTGTCTATCATCCCCATGGATATTCGATTGTGGGGCCACTGATACTATGACTTTTGACCCCCGTGATCTTTTATCCACTCATCCAAAAACCCGAACCTACATTCAAACTCCTAATGGGGAGTGCGTGAGTGTTGACCAAGCTGGGCCCGTTACTATTTCTCCCTCTCTCAAAATTAacaattgtcttttaattcctaGCTTATCTCACAAGTTATTGTCTATTAGTCAATTGACTCGAGAATTAAACTGTACTATGCTTATGTCTTCTTCTggttgtgttgtgcaggatgctcagacagggAAGATTATTGGTCGTGGTACTGAACGTGACGGTCTATACTATGTGGACGAGGCGATTCAAACGGGTCACACTTTGCTTGCTCAAGGGTTCACAGATCATCAGTTATGGACGTGGCATAGACGTCTCGGACATCCATCACTAGGGTATCTGAAACATCTTTTTCCGTCATTAGTTAAAAGTACTGTAGTCTTAGATTGTGAAGCTTGtattcttgcaaaaagtcaCAAACATTCCTACTTTCCTAGTTCAAATCATAGCAGTGAACCGtttattttaatacattctgatgtttggggCCCTGCTCCTGAATTTAATAAACAGAGTTattcatactttgtttcttttattgatgattgtactagAATGTGTTGGATATACTTCTTAAAACACAAGTCTGAGGTGTTTGAtgtttttgtcaaattttacAACATGATTGTCACCCAATTTAAAGCCAAACCTTAGATACTTCGATCTGACAATGGGGGGGAATACATAAACCAACATATGGAAAAATTCTTCACTACCCATGGCCTCATTCACCAAACCTCTTGCCCTTACACCCCACAACAGAATGGCATAGCTAAAAGAAAGAATCGCACTCTCCTAGAAATAGGCTGAGCTCTTATGTTTGAAGCCCATGTCCCATCTTATTTTTGGCCTGAAGCCATTGCCTCTGCCACCTACCTCACAAACAGACTACCCTCCAAACCCTTCAGTTCAAATCTCCTCTTGAAGTCCTTCATACCTACAACATTGTTCCCTCTTTCCACTCCTTACCCCCCCAAatctttgggtgtgttgtgtttGTTCACTTGCCAAAACCTGTTCGGAATAAACTTGAACTCCGGGCCGTCAAGTGTATCTTTGTGGGCTATGGTACTAACCAAAAGGGATATTGCTGCTTTGACCCGACTCAAAACAAACTGTATACTACGatggattgtgacttctttgagCACTCTTATTTTTACTCCCAGCTTCGTCCTCAGGGGGAGACTACAGATGATGACTTAAGTTGGCTCACATATGGAAGTTGTGCTGAGAATCTTGAGGTACTTGAAAGGTACGAGCAATAGAGGAGtcttctttaagaaaaatagGCATCTCGACCTTGTAGCCTATACAGATGCAAATTGGGTTGGCGATCGAGATAGTAGAAAATCTACATCAAGATACTTCACTCTTGTAGGGGGAAACTTGGTTACTTGGAggagtaagaaacagaaggtgGTAGCATTATCAAGTGCAGAAGCACAGTTTAGGGGAGTAGCAAAAGGAATAACAGAGATACTATGGCTAAGAAAGCTCTTACATGAACTTGACTTCCCACCAAAAGAAGCATGCAAGTTATTTTGTGACAACAAAGCAGTTATTAGTATCTCAGAGAATCCTGTTCAGcatgatcgaacgaaacatgtagagattgatagacatttcataaaggaaaaattggagAAGCAGATCATCAGTATTCCACATGTAAAATCAGAAGATCAATTAGCGGATAATATTCTCACAAAAGGTGTTTCAGCTGAAGTCTTTAAAACTACTTTATCCAAGTTAGGCATTGGGAATATCAATTTATTCTAAAGATATTTAGTTGGTTTATTTAGATCATTGTAATTAGGGTAATTCCTGATTTACCAAGTTTAGTTTCTATCCTAAATTAGGTCCTAATCCTTGTATAAATATTGGATctgtaaattatgaaaattaatacAGTATTGATAAACACTTATGATGCTGAAACAGCAACAATGGTTTGAGTCTTGGTTGTACAGAAACGGCAAGAAAGCAGaagtaagaaaaaaagaaaaagagaacaGAAGGTAGAAGAAAAACAAGTAGAGAAGAACTGATATTTATTATCTTGATTGATTACAATATGGAAAGAGTACATATTTGTACACTAGATAGCTAAAACAGATTGAATGACACATCATCAATTAAAAGACACGTGCTACACATGCTGCACACAAAATCTAACAGCTATAACAGACTACAACATCCATACAGGTGAACCGGAGGTAATTCAAAAGACATACGTAATCAGAATTAATATAGCAAAAATGTCTAAAGAAAACAATGGCAATGGCAATTTGCACATTGCAATGTGCCCATGGTTTGCTTTTGGTCACATTACCTCATTTCTTCATTTAGCAAACAAACTAGCTGAGAAGGGTAACAAAATCTCTTTTTTCCTTCCTACCAAAACCAAACTCAAATTTGTCTCCCACAACCACCACCCACACCTTATTGATTTGATTCCCATCACAGTCCCAGCTGTTGATGGGCTTCCCATTGGAGCTGAAACAACTGCAGATGTGTCTGACTCTAACCGGCACCTTATAATGTCTGCCGTAGAGCGAATCCCAGAAACAATTGATACCCATCTCTCAAATCTTAAACCTGATTTCGTGTTTTTTGACTTTGCTGAATGGGTACCAAAAATAGCCCGTAAACACCAGACTAAGTCTGTATTTTATTCCACAGTCTACTTGTCGACGGTTGCTTACTTGCTCCCTCAACCAAGGAATCTTCCTATCAACTGCTTCACAGAGGAAGAATTAAAGCAGCCACCACCAGGATATCCAATGCCATCCATCAGGCTGCAAGCCCATGAGGCTCGTAGTCTAGCAAACTCATCTAAAACGGTATTCGGAGGTGAAGAGAAATCACTAACACTATTGGAAAGAGTGGAAGTAGCTTTCAAAGAATGTGATGCTATTGGCGTCAAG
This genomic stretch from Amaranthus tricolor cultivar Red isolate AtriRed21 chromosome 9, ASM2621246v1, whole genome shotgun sequence harbors:
- the LOC130823488 gene encoding uncharacterized protein LOC130823488, producing MAGLAQTWFQCLPEGSFTIFDDLAARFMSQYAPFRKEESLNEYIARFRIECLTITKPENSIILLAFRSGSNDERSDGRRFKEDNGWINIHNMDHVRERVERFTALENFRLIAAGLKGERHEKRNHSNHNNNNHNNRESHPDCLQNDQDRRKREKGPDTGRNHRDETRRPALRTFAQFTPLNAPRAQIFHLHQNSRLWERPPPSPKTFHRIVQDPEKQPGRPDLERPQDEGEAKRQKKAPVFVIFEKSGGITDGEAHLRAVTQPAARIFEVHEEAEIPKYPDMTFTIEDCKGISFPHSDLLVMVVEIAEQPVYRVLIDTRAEVNAITPIVGFSGELMRSEGKVTQPITIQDKKRVTITSSREFYIIDAQTRYNYILGRKLLGDITGIPSSFHQTLLFIGENGKVGRARGCQQMGRMCNMINAVRTHK
- the LOC130823489 gene encoding cyanidin 3-O-galactoside 2''-O-xylosyltransferase FGGT1-like, whose translation is MSKENNGNGNLHIAMCPWFAFGHITSFLHLANKLAEKGNKISFFLPTKTKLKFVSHNHHPHLIDLIPITVPAVDGLPIGAETTADVSDSNRHLIMSAVERIPETIDTHLSNLKPDFVFFDFAEWVPKIARKHQTKSVFYSTVYLSTVAYLLPQPRNLPINCFTEEELKQPPPGYPMPSIRLQAHEARSLANSSKTVFGGEEKSLTLLERVEVAFKECDAIGVKTCREMEGTYCDYVEKHLKKLVLLAGPVVPQLPDDQLDEYFKTWLQGFGKDTVLYCALGSESSLAIHQFQELVLGLELKDMPFLAALKLPDDYPTLESALPDGIDENKRK